The following coding sequences lie in one Streptomyces sp. Edi2 genomic window:
- a CDS encoding NUDIX hydrolase — MGSEGRWQRRGTEMLFAGGPGGRVRLTVDQAVRPDGKQVAYPHVAAPDSVRVLAVHRGRVPVVTQHHYLHDAEITDLPGGLVDESESPQTAAGRELTEETGLRAAWLHPLGAVATARAASTEKAHLFLAHGCTAGASAPDAGEALTAGWRSWYELAETDAMALSGVFPLALADAASLAAVQRAGAAMRAVGGLLPAPGDDLPAAAFAAYTVAELRDPLLPERLTLVWLDLAIGSFAEGAAILAELEASCEGPAAEEAWERAAHRLWSLAGP, encoded by the coding sequence ATGGGGAGTGAGGGCCGCTGGCAGCGGCGGGGTACAGAAATGCTGTTCGCGGGCGGGCCGGGCGGGAGGGTCCGGCTGACGGTGGACCAGGCCGTGCGTCCCGACGGTAAGCAGGTCGCCTACCCGCATGTGGCTGCGCCGGATTCGGTGCGTGTGCTCGCTGTGCACCGCGGGCGGGTGCCCGTGGTCACCCAGCATCACTACCTGCACGACGCGGAGATCACCGATCTGCCCGGTGGTCTCGTCGACGAGAGCGAGAGCCCCCAGACGGCTGCCGGTCGTGAGCTCACCGAGGAGACCGGTCTGCGCGCGGCGTGGCTGCATCCGCTCGGTGCCGTCGCGACGGCCAGGGCGGCAAGCACGGAGAAGGCGCACTTGTTCCTGGCCCACGGCTGCACCGCGGGAGCGAGTGCGCCTGATGCGGGTGAGGCCCTCACGGCGGGGTGGCGCTCGTGGTACGAACTCGCTGAGACGGACGCGATGGCGCTCAGCGGCGTGTTCCCTCTCGCGCTGGCCGATGCCGCGTCGCTCGCCGCGGTGCAGCGTGCAGGCGCTGCGATGCGTGCGGTCGGCGGTCTCCTGCCGGCTCCCGGCGACGACTTGCCCGCGGCGGCGTTCGCGGCCTACACCGTGGCCGAGTTGCGTGATCCGCTTCTGCCTGAGCGGCTGACGTTGGTGTGGCTGGACCTGGCGATCGGCTCGTTCGCGGAGGGCGCGGCCATCCTGGCGGAGCTCGAAGCGTCGTGCGAGGGGCCCGCGGCCGAGGAGGCGTGGGAGCGTGCTGCTCACCGGTTGTGGTCTTTGGCCGGGCCGTGA